Genomic window (Chloroflexota bacterium):
TTCTGGTATCACGCGGTCTGGGCGGCCAAGCATCTGCGACGGCGTGAACTCTGGTGGGCCAAAGGGGGATGTGACGGTCACCTGAAATACCTGTTACAGCAGATGCTGGAGTGGCACGCGCACGCTGTTAAGGGTCCTGAGTGGGACACCTGGATGCGGGGACGGTTTCTGGAACAGTGGGCCGATCCGCGAGCGGTGGCTGCCTTGACCGACGTTTATGCGCATTACGATGGCGAGGACATCTGGCGGGCACTGCAGGCGACCATGGACCTGTTTGCCTGGCTGGCCCCCGAGACGGCAGAACTGTTGGGGTATCCTTATCCGGCGACTGGCGAGCAGCAGGCAACAGCGTTGGTCAAGGCGTTGTACATGGAAAGAGAACAATCTTAGCAGGGAAGATGTTTCAACTACGCTACCAGGTATGGATTTTGATTCTGGGACTTCTGCTTGCGTTGGTCTTGGCGGTTTCTTCGGTGAAGGCAGGTGAAGGGCCGGTTTCCTGGTCCGAAAACCAGACGGCGGAGGGACCCGTTCTCGTCAATCCTGGATTTGAATGTTCGCAGGGCTTTGGTAGCCAACTGGGAATCGACGGATCGGTGCCCCTTGGATGGACCGGGCTGTTGCTCGATGGGCGACCCGAGTTGGACAGCTCTCGTGTCCGGTATACGGGGCAATGTGGCGACGGTGGTTTTGTGGAACGCATCGAGGGACTGGATAGCCTGGTTATGGTTTCCGAGGATATCGAGACCCCACCTCACCCTGGAAAACCCTTTGACGCTTTGGTCTACCAGCGAACTTCTGTTTTGGCCGGCACCGCCTATAGTCTCAGCAGCTGGATGGTCAGCCTGTGCGGCGGCAGTGCCATCCCCAATGACTGCCCCGATGGATACTACATGTCCAAGATGCTGGGAATCGACCCGACCGGGGGAGTCGATCCGGAGGCATCAAGCGTGGTCTGGATCGAGGATCTGAGGAACTTCACCGAGAGTGGCTGGGCAAACCTGCGGCTGGGTACCACCGCCCAGGAGGACCATCTCACCATTTTTGCCCGGATTCGCAGCCCCTTTCGCTGGCACGGTGCCCACGCCTTTCTCGACGCCATCAGCCTGGTTCGCTCGCCGACCGCCCATTTCGTCGGCCTGCCGGCGCTGGTGGACGGCAACCAGGTCACCGTTGGCTGGAATGGCAGCCAGAGTCCCGACATCGCAGCGATACCGGGTGGTACCTACGAACTTCTCTACGATATTCAGGTCCGCGAGGATGGAGCCGATAGCTGGACCGATTGGCTTGTAAGCCGGCCGGCCGGGGAAGCTTTGTTTACGGCAGCTGGAAGTTGTGGTTTCCATCGCTATCAATTTCGCCTGCGTGCAAGATCGGAACAACCGCCGGGATCAAATGGCGCATGGCCCAATCACCGCTACCCGGGCGACTGGAGCCAGCCGGCTACTGTAATATTCCTGAACGATATGCCACCCGTGCCTCGAGTGTTTCTACCCCTGATAAATTGACAAGCTTCACCTGATTGACTGACAGAAGTTCCCTGATCATCCTTCATCTCCGCAAACTCCAGAAGGCCATCGCCGACGGGAATTGGACGCTGGACCCATACGGCATTCCTGTGCTGGACTACGACGCTGTGATGCAGGCGCAGGTCGAACTGGGCCTGGGGCCGCTACACACCCAATTCGACAATACCGGTCATGGTTACACCAGCCTCTACCTGGACAGCGCCGTGGCTAAGTGGAAGCTGGGTGGCGACGATCCCGACGCCTATGCACTTGTAGAAAAGGTGCCCGTGCAGTACAATATCGGTCGCCTGGTTGCCGCCGAGGGTGATACCGTAGACCCCGACGGCAAGTACCTGGTGGCGCTGAACAAGTGGGCGGTGGACCTCTTCTTGCCCGTAGGGCCCCTGCTGCCGCAGAACGAGCAATTGATCGACATTGGCGGCGGTCCCATGAAAGTGATCTACGACATGGCGCTGGGCGTTGGCGAGCCGCACTACGCCCAGATGATCAAGGCCGACAAGATCAACGCCTGGAATGTCTATCCCGAAGTGGGCTGGGATCCGATCGCCCAGGCGCCCTCGGAGTTCGCTACCCAACTGGGCGAGGAGCGCATCGATCGCAACGGCAACGAGGTCGAGATATTCTCCATCTCCATCCGTTCCCACATCACGCCTGATCGTGTCGAGCTCAAGGCGGGCGACCACGTGACCTGGCACATCACCAACGTGGAAACAGCCCATGACGCCACCCACGGTTTTCAACTGGGCGGCCAGAACGTCAGCTTGAGGGCTCAACGCGGTGATTTTTTGCCGGGGCCATGATCATCGTTTGGCCCCGGAAAGTGCGAGTGTTGGGCAAGTTTCCAACTTGCCAGGGCGCAATTCGGGAAAATTGCGCTACAGGTGGCCCAAAGCAAGATCGGGGCCTTGATAGCTGTTTGAAAAGGGGTCGAAGGTCTTCCCAGGCCGCTCGAAAGCTGCAATTCAGGCCTGGAAACCCGCCTGATGCCGCCAAGCACACTTTGAAGACCCAACAAGCCCATGGACAAGACTTTTCAAACAGTTTCTTAGCGGTAATTTGCGAGGATGGAACTGGATGGGACCTATGCTCAATGAAAAAAAGAACATACTGAAAATTGTCGTTGCCGTGCTGGTGATGATGCTTTTCCTCGCCGCCTGCGCCCAGGGCCAAACCGAGATCGAGCCGCCCGAAATTCGCTATGGCGAGGACATCTGCATCCAGTGCAACATGATCATCAGCGACCCGCGCTTCGCGTCCGCCTATGTACACGAAATCAGCCCGGGCCGCTACGAGAGCATCCCCTTCGACGATATCGGCGAGCTGTTCCTCTACGCTGATGCGAATCCCAACCATCAGATCGTCGCCTGGTACGTCCACGATTACGCCACCCAGGAATGGCTGGATGCCACGCAAGCACATTTCGTCTTCAGCGACGAGATGATAAGCCCCATGGCCCAGGGCACGGCCTCCCATGCCGATCTGGCCGATGCAGAAAAGATGGCCGAAGAGCTGAACGGCGAGGTGCTGGACTGGGATGGCGTTGTAACCAGGCACCGGGCCGGCGAACTGATGGTTCACGCTCAAATGCCGGACACGGAAATGGCCGAGAGCACGGCGCAGGGAAAATTGACAATCACAAACGTGCGAGCCAACCTGACAATACCCGCGGATACAGGTTCCCTCTGGATGGAAATCCACAATGGCACGGATACAGACGAAGCGCTTGTTGGCGCCGAGGTTGATGGCTGCGCTGTGATTGAACTGCACGACATGGTCATCGAAAATGATGTCATGATCATGCGCCCCGTGGAAGGAGGCCAGATTCCTGTCCCGGCCGGTGAAATGGTCGAGTTGAAGCCGGGCGGTTTGCACGTAATGTGCATCGGCAAAACGGGTGAATTCAAACTTGGCGAAACGATTGAGATCACGCTGCAATTCGCCAATGCGGGCGCGATAGATGTACCGGCCGAAGTTGTCGCACCGGGCGGGATGCGGATGGAGCACGATCACGAGGCCATGGCAGGCGACGCCATGCCGATCCACATGAAAGAAACGGTGTTGGGTATGGCAGACGTGGAGGGTTTCCAGTTGGAGCTGGTCAGCCACGCGCCCCTGCACAGTGGCTACAACGTGGTCATGGTGCACCTCAACGATGCCGCGGGCGAACCCGTATCTGACGCCGAGATCATGTTCAAGCCAATGATGGCAATGAAGGAAGGGATGAACCATGCTGCCGGCGTCGAGCAACCTGGGCAAGAAATGCCGGGCATGTATCACGGTGCAGTCGCCTTCCCCATGCCCTCCGGCCCCGATCTGGGCAATTGGACCCTGACAGTTTCCTTCGCCGACCCGGCTACGGGCGCAAGCGGCGAGACTGCTTTTGACGTCGAGGTCATGCCCTCCAGGTTGTCTGGCTCCTTCCTCGCCCCGGACGGGAGCAAGCTATTCCTCATGGCCGTGCAGCCTATCGCCCCCGGCGTTGGCGCACAACCTTTTGAGGTTTATGCCATGCAAAAAGCTTCGGCCACGGACTGGCCGCCCGTAGATGATCTGGATATGGAAATCACGCCCTGGATGCCTACCATGGACCACGGATCAACCAATAACGAAAATCCGGTTTCGATTGGGAATGGCCACTATCTCGGCCAGGTCAATTTCAGTATGTCCGGACCCTGGACGGTCACCGTAGCTGCAGAACGTGGCGGTAACTTTCCGGGAGAAGTTGTTTTCGAGTTTGATGTTCAGTAAACCATTGTATCCACCCATTTCACTCAATTTCAAGAGAAGGAGACAATTATGCGAAGGTATGCCCTGGGATTAGCACTGTTGATTGTGATGCTTTTTGTGTTGGCGGCGTGCGGTGGCGGCGGTGAGGAGAGCGCGCCCGCTCCCACCGAGCCGCCAGCTGCACAAGAGGAAGCTTCACTCCCGGCCGGCGATAGCGCGGCCGGTCAGGAACAATTTGCCACCGCCTGCGTTGCCTGCCACGGGCCCGGGGGTGAAGGAGTGCCCAACCTGGGCAAGGACATGACCACCAGCGAGTTTATCGCCGGTTTATCCGATGCTGAACTGCTCGAGTTTGTCAAGAAGGGACGGCCGATCAGCGATCCGCTCAGCACCACCGGCGTCGATATGCCCCCCAAAGGCGGCAATCCGGCGCTAACCGACGAGCAACTGATGGACATCATCGCCTTTATGCGTTCCATCCAGAAGTAGGCATCTGGCGGTTGAGGAACCGCGTTCGTGTCACGCGAGATGCGATGGCGGAACGCGGTCCCTAACGACCTAACTGGCCACTCCGAGGAGACCCATATTTTGAGCGAGCAACTATTCGTCTCGACAGAAGACGACGTCATTCGCAATCCGGCCCCCGGGCACTATCGCATTCAGGTAGAGGCAGAGACGGGACCCGCTTGTTCCGTCGGTTTTAGGCGCTGGCCAGGGGCAGACTACTTTCCGAAAACGTGGCAGGCACGCGACAAAGCGTGGCCTGTTCGAAGGCATAGGCTGAAATCCTATTCCTCCGGTTTGACATCGCGCACCAGGCCAGCCTGAACGGCATAGGCCGCAGCATGGGCGCGGCTGCGAAGACGAAGCTTTTCCAGAATGCTGCGTAGATGGCTCTTGACGGTATGTTGCGACAGGTTCAGCTGACCGGCGATCTCCTTGTTGGAGAAACCGTGAGCGACCCGGCTCAGCACTTCGATCTCCCGTTGGCTGAGAACCTCAACCGATGCCGATTCCGGTGTGCTGGCCAGCCCTTCTTCCAGGGTCCTGAACTCCTCCAGCAATCGAACCGCCATGGAGGGCGCCACAATGGCCTCTCCGGCATGGACGCGCTGAACGGCATCGAGCAATTCATCGGTACCCACGTTTTTCAACAGATATCCCCTGGCACCAGCGCGAATAGCATCGAAAAGATCCTCGTCCCGCTCAGACACAGTGAGGATAATAATCGGGATCTCCGGAAAGCGTTGCTGCATGATGCTGGTCGCTTCAGGGCCTGAAAGAACCGGCATGTTCAGGTCCATCAACACCAGGTCGGGAGCCAGTTTTTCGACCTGAACCACCGCCTGCTGTCCATCCGATGCCTGCCCGACGATCTCCAGCGTTTCGAAATCTGCCAGGATGCGTATGAGGCCCTGCCGAAAAAGGTTGTGATCGTCGACGACGAGCAGTTTAATTCGTTCCATTGTTATTTCTCAATGGGAATCCGGGCAATCACCTGAGTACCCTGGCCCGGGCTGGTGGAAAGCGTCAGTTGTCCGTCCAGACTGCGTACCCGTTCCTGCATGCTCATGAGTCCGACATGCTGCCGGTCCATCGGAGCCGAGATATCGAACCCCCGGCCATCGTCGCGTATCGACAACTCCAAATTGCCATTGTCCCGTTCCAGCTTGATCTCCACGTGGCTGGCGTTGGCGTGACGCCTGACGTTGGCCAGCGCTTCCTGCGTAATCCTTAAAAGATGAAGTGCTACCTCAGCGGGCAGTTGCTCCGGTTCATCGATGCAACTGCAGTCAACCTGCAGATCACTGCGCCTGGCAAACTCTGCGGCATGTGCCTGCAGCGCGCCGACGAATCCGCCCGGTTGATCCACCGTCAGGCGCAGGCCATCGATAGACTCTCGCACTTCCAGGTAGGCCTCGGCAATCACCTGGCGCAGGGCAACCAACTCCGAACGCACCCGGGCTTGCTCTCCCCGATCCAGTATACGTTCCAGATGTTCAGCCTGCATGCCCAGATATCCCAGGGTCTGCGCCAGGCCATCATGCATCTCTCTGGAAAGCCGGTAGCGCTCTTCCACGACAGCAGTTTCCCGCAAGCGGGAGTAGAGTTGCACGTTGCGGATAGCCAGGGCTATCTGGCTACCGACAGCCTTCAGCAGCCCTAGCTGCGACGGCTTGAAATACCCTTCGCGATTGCTGCCAAGCACAAGAGCGCCCAGCATTTCCCCTTCTGTCTGCAACAAAACGGTTGCCACTGAGACCAGCGCTTCGTCACCGGACTGCTCCCGGATGAAAACCGGGTTATCGCTGATCTCCGCCCGATCTGCCAGGCGGATTGCCAAATCGATCAAGGAGGAATCGCGTTCCAGCCCCTGGACAGCGCCAAGATTCCAGCGACTTCCGTCGCCATCGGTCAGCAAAATCGCGCCCGCAGGGACATCCCAGCCGGCCACTGTACTCTCGAGCGCCCGGTTGAGCAACAGGTTCAGGCTGCGCCGCTCCTGGGTGGCCTGATCCACTGCATAGAGAGTGGCCATCTGTTTCGATCGCAGATGGGCGTTTTCCATGGCGCCGGTAATCTCGGCTGCCACCACACCCATCAATCGGGAGTCTTCTTCGGAAAGGGCGATATCCTTGTCGAGAAAAGCTATCACAACACCACTCTGGGACTCCCCGCGGCCCAGGGGAAGGCATACGATCTGGCCTGGCGGATCTTCGTCAGTTGCCTCATGCGCGGATATCAACATGGGACATTCGTTATCATCGTGGATGTGCGCGCTCAGGGGCTGGCAGGTACGGCAACGGTCCGCCGAATGCTCTGCTGTCACCTGGTGGCGCAGCAAGCGAACCACGGCATCATCCATGCCCAAGGTAAATTGCAGGCTGCTCTGGTTAGAATCGTCGTCGAAGGTGATGACTGTGGCCCCGCGGGCGTCCAGCAGGTCAACCGGAATTCGAGCGGCGATTTCCAGCAATTCCTGCACATCGGAAGCGTTGGTGACCCGGCGGCTCACTTCGTGAATGATCTGCAACTGGCTATGGACACGCTGCAACCCGGCATAGGCCCCGCGCAGATCACTCTCGGCCTGTTCCTGTCTGGCAGCCGCCCTGGTCAATTGTCTCAAACCAAACCAGGCTACCACCATGCCCGTGAGGCTGTAGAGGGCCAGTTGGACAAGATTGTGCTGTGAAGGAGGCAGGAAACGCAGGAGGCCCAGCAACAACGCCTGATGGATGGCTGCCGCGCCAACCACGATAAAAAAGATGGGCCAGCGCAGTTCCGCCAGGCGGCGGTAAAGCGAGCTCATCCTGTTGTCGGCGTCCTGGTTCTGGCGCTCTGCGTCCGATGGCATCGTAACCCATGGAAAGTTTTGTGCTGAAGGAATGTCGCTGCATTGTACCACAGAGATTGTACGGGCGTCCAGCAGCGGAGTGGATTGTGGGTGGTGATCGGTGATCAGTAATCGGTATTGTCATATTCCTTGACACCTTTTTCCGATTACCGAATACCCCTCCCCGCGTCCCCCCTCCCCGTGTCGCCCCCTCCCCGTGTCGCCCCCTCCCCGTGTCGCCCCCTCCCTGCGTCCCCCCTTTGGGGGGTTAGGGAGGCACGCCAGAAATTCGACAAAACCGCCATCTCTCAGTATGATTGATTCCAGCGCCAACGAGGAGCTTCACTGGAGTGATGCGGGCACCGAAAGAAACCTGTCCAACGAACGTTCAGTCGCTCAGACACTGGAAAAACCGGAGGGAAATATGCTAAACGAAAACCTCGGCAAAAAGATTGGAAAAGAGAGCCAGGCTGTTACCACCGGCCTGTGGCTGCTCATGATCGTCGCGCTCATTCTGCCGGCCACACTGCACGCCTCGCAGGCCATCCCGGCGCGCGAACCGCAGGCCGGCGAGATCAGCGGGACCGCCTTTCGCGACTACAACGCCAACGGCCTGCACGACACCACCGCCTCCACGAGCGGTGCCTTCGACGAACCAGGCCTGCCCAACGCAGTTGTCACCGCCTACGATACCACCGGCGCTCCCGCCGGCAGCACAACCAGCATTGCCGACGGCAGCTATAGCCTGGATGTGCCGGCAGGGGCCAGCTACCGGGTAGAGTTCACCCTGCCCACCGATGGCAGCATGGCCTATCTCCATCCGGGCGCAGCCGGCCCGACCACCGTGCAATTCGTCAGCGTTCCGATCGATGGGACCCTCTCCAATGTGAACGCGGGCTTCAACAATCCGGCCGACTATTGCCAGGCCGAACCGCCGCTGATCACCGCCAAAACCTCGGTCGGGTCCCGCACTTACATGCCCCTGCCGCCCAACGATCCCCACGGACTGAACGAATCGCTGATCGGCCTGCCCTACACGGCCAGCGGCAACCTGTCGGACCCGACGGACCACACCACCCACGCCCGTCTCGATCAAACCGGCACCCTCTTCGGTCTGGCCTACGCGCGTCAGGCGGGAATTATCCTGGCGGGCGCCTACTGGAAGATGTACGCCGATGTGGGACCGGTGGCTGATCCCCTGGGTGCCATCTATGCCATCGATCCAGCGGGCGGCGACCCTTCTCTCTACGCCAATCTGAATGGCATCATCAATCCCGGCGACGGCAGCCCGTTGCCAAACGACGTGGCGGGCATTGATGCCCGCCGCACCGGGGACGTCGATTACGACTCCTGGTATCCCGATGGTGAATGTGGACAGGCCTTGCCTCCCTCGGGTGGTTTTTTTGGCTGCTGGCGGCATGACCCGGTCGGGTGGGACCTGGTAGGCAAACAAGGCCTGGGCGATCTGGAGATCGACGACGAGGAAACCACCATCTTCGCGATCAACCTCAAGGATAAACAGCTTTACCAGCTGCCCGTAGAAACCGCCGGTTGGCCGGTTGCAGAGCTGGCCGCGCCACCGATTCCAGTCCCCAACACTTGCGCGGCCGCCGCCGATGCCATACCAGGCGGCCTGGGTTTCAAGGATGGCCTGCTCTATGTGGGCGTGACCTGCACCGCCGAGTCGACCCAGATTGAAAGCGAGCTGTCCTCGGAGGTCTGGACTTTCGATCCCGCCAGCCAAACCTTCAGCGCCGGCCCGGTATTCCAGCTCAGCCTGAACTATCCCCGCGGCTGCCTGTGGGCCGACAACCCCAGCGCCAACGCGCCCAAGAACGCAGCCACGGGCCAGAACTGCCAGCCCTATTGGGACGGCACTGCCATGGACTACGACAACGCCCACTGGAATCCCTGGCCACAGACCTGGGAAGAGCACTATATGGGCAACGCTGGCCGTAACGCACCCGGCAAGCCAGATTGGAAATACGACGGCAGCGGACAGAGTTCGCCAGACGGCGTGCAGGATCTGGTTCAGGTCGAAACTCCCCATCCCTGGCTGAGCGATATCGGATTCGACGACGACAATATGCTTCTGGCCTTGCGCGATATCAACGGCGATCGCACCGGCGATCGCAACTTTTCATTTGCGCCCAATGCGAACCTGGCTTATCCCAATGTCACCGGGCCGCCCTCCGATCCCTGGGAGATCATCGACATCACCACCGAGGCCTATGAGATCAACGGCGTCGGCCACGGCGATCTATTACGCGCCTGCGCCGACGGCGGGGGCGGCTG
Coding sequences:
- a CDS encoding response regulator transcription factor, with translation MERIKLLVVDDHNLFRQGLIRILADFETLEIVGQASDGQQAVVQVEKLAPDLVLMDLNMPVLSGPEATSIMQQRFPEIPIIILTVSERDEDLFDAIRAGARGYLLKNVGTDELLDAVQRVHAGEAIVAPSMAVRLLEEFRTLEEGLASTPESASVEVLSQREIEVLSRVAHGFSNKEIAGQLNLSQHTVKSHLRSILEKLRLRSRAHAAAYAVQAGLVRDVKPEE
- a CDS encoding cytochrome c; its protein translation is MRRYALGLALLIVMLFVLAACGGGGEESAPAPTEPPAAQEEASLPAGDSAAGQEQFATACVACHGPGGEGVPNLGKDMTTSEFIAGLSDAELLEFVKKGRPISDPLSTTGVDMPPKGGNPALTDEQLMDIIAFMRSIQK
- a CDS encoding copper chaperone PCu(A)C, translating into MLNEKKNILKIVVAVLVMMLFLAACAQGQTEIEPPEIRYGEDICIQCNMIISDPRFASAYVHEISPGRYESIPFDDIGELFLYADANPNHQIVAWYVHDYATQEWLDATQAHFVFSDEMISPMAQGTASHADLADAEKMAEELNGEVLDWDGVVTRHRAGELMVHAQMPDTEMAESTAQGKLTITNVRANLTIPADTGSLWMEIHNGTDTDEALVGAEVDGCAVIELHDMVIENDVMIMRPVEGGQIPVPAGEMVELKPGGLHVMCIGKTGEFKLGETIEITLQFANAGAIDVPAEVVAPGGMRMEHDHEAMAGDAMPIHMKETVLGMADVEGFQLELVSHAPLHSGYNVVMVHLNDAAGEPVSDAEIMFKPMMAMKEGMNHAAGVEQPGQEMPGMYHGAVAFPMPSGPDLGNWTLTVSFADPATGASGETAFDVEVMPSRLSGSFLAPDGSKLFLMAVQPIAPGVGAQPFEVYAMQKASATDWPPVDDLDMEITPWMPTMDHGSTNNENPVSIGNGHYLGQVNFSMSGPWTVTVAAERGGNFPGEVVFEFDVQ
- a CDS encoding GAF domain-containing sensor histidine kinase, whose translation is MSSLYRRLAELRWPIFFIVVGAAAIHQALLLGLLRFLPPSQHNLVQLALYSLTGMVVAWFGLRQLTRAAARQEQAESDLRGAYAGLQRVHSQLQIIHEVSRRVTNASDVQELLEIAARIPVDLLDARGATVITFDDDSNQSSLQFTLGMDDAVVRLLRHQVTAEHSADRCRTCQPLSAHIHDDNECPMLISAHEATDEDPPGQIVCLPLGRGESQSGVVIAFLDKDIALSEEDSRLMGVVAAEITGAMENAHLRSKQMATLYAVDQATQERRSLNLLLNRALESTVAGWDVPAGAILLTDGDGSRWNLGAVQGLERDSSLIDLAIRLADRAEISDNPVFIREQSGDEALVSVATVLLQTEGEMLGALVLGSNREGYFKPSQLGLLKAVGSQIALAIRNVQLYSRLRETAVVEERYRLSREMHDGLAQTLGYLGMQAEHLERILDRGEQARVRSELVALRQVIAEAYLEVRESIDGLRLTVDQPGGFVGALQAHAAEFARRSDLQVDCSCIDEPEQLPAEVALHLLRITQEALANVRRHANASHVEIKLERDNGNLELSIRDDGRGFDISAPMDRQHVGLMSMQERVRSLDGQLTLSTSPGQGTQVIARIPIEK